Within the Thermoanaerobaculia bacterium genome, the region TCCAGCCCTACGAGGCGACGCGCGATCTCGTGCAAGCCGCGCGCTCGCTCGGATTCTCGAGCATCAACATGGACCTGATCTTCGGGCTGCCGTTCCAGACGCCGGAGTCGTTCCGCCGAACGATCGACAAGATCCTCTCGATCGGCCCCGACCGGCTGGCCGTCTATTCGTACGCGCACGTGCCGTGGATGAAGAAGCATCAGCGGGTCAACGAGCCGAAGCTCCCGAGCGAGCGCGAGAAGTTCGAGATCTTCCGGACCGCGCTCGCGCGGTTCACGGAATCGGGCTACGAGTACATCGGGATGGACCATTTCGCCCGGCCCGACGACGAGCTCGCTCGCGCCCGCCGCGACCGGAGCCTCTGGCGGAATTTCCAGGGATACACGACGAAGGCGGGGACCGACCTCTTCGGCCTCGGCATGAGCTCGATCGGCGGGATCGCCGACGCGTACGTGCAGAACGAGCGCGACCTCGCCCGCTACCGCGCGGCGATGGAGAAAGGGGGCCCGGCGACGATGCGAGGGTTCCGGCTCTCGGCCGACGACCGGATGCGGAGGATCGTGATCCAGAACCTCCTCTGTCACGGCGTGATCGTGAAGAACGAGGTCGAAGAGCAGTTCGGGATCTCCTTCGACGAGACCTTCGCCGACGCGCTCGAGAAGCTCGAAGAATGCCGGGAGGACGGCCTCGTCGAGATCTCCGGCCGCGAGATCCGCGCGACGCAGCTCGGCCGCATCTTCCTTCGGAACCTCGCGATGCCCTTCGACGCCTATCTGGCCGCCGCGTCGGCGAAGCCGATGTTCTCGAGAACGCTGTGAGGAGAGAAATTCGAAATTCGAAGCACGAAACCCGAAACAAACTCGAATCTCGAATGTTCAAAGGATCGAAACCCGACCGGCCGGGCGTCAGCGCAGTGTCCGTCCGGCCCGACGAGGATCCCGCCACGCGGCGGTGCTCCGACGAGCGGACCGAGGCGTCGGAACCCCTGACACCGTCGAGCCGGAGCCGTTTCCGAATTTCGTGCTTCGCATTTCGGATTTGTTTCGAGTTTCGATCTTCGAATTTCGAATTTTCCCAGAAGGCATGACGGACCGTGCCGTCCTTTTCCTCCAGCTGGGCGGGCCGGAAACGCTCGCCGACGTGCGGGGTTTCCTGTACCGGCTCTTCGCCGATCCGGAGGTGATCCGCGTTCGTTCGGGGATCCTGAGGAAGGCGATCGCCGCGTCGATTGCGGTCACCCGCGCCGGCACGTCGAAGCGGATGTACGTCGCGATCGGCGGCGGTTCGCCGATCCGCCGGCTCACCGACGAGCAGTCGGCGGGGGTCGAGGCGATTCTCCGCGGGCGGGGGCGCGACGTCGTCGTCCGGACGGCCATGACGTGCTCGCGGCCGCTCGTCGAGGACGTCGTGCGGGACCTGTCCGCCGCCGGGTGCCGGCGTTTCCTCGCCTTCCCGCTCTACCCGCAGTACTCGCTGACGACGACCAAGGGGGCCCTCGACCGGTCGCGAGAGGCGGTGCGGCGGTTCGCGCCCGGGGCGGCGCTCATCGAAGCGGGCTCCTTCCCGGCGGATCCGGGGTTCGTCGAATCGCACGCCGTCCTGATTCGCCGCGAGCTCGCGCGGTTTCCGGACCCGTCTCCGGCGGCGACCTTCATCCTGTTCTCCGCGCACTCGATTCCGAAGAAGCTCGTGACCGAGGCGAACGACCCGTACGAGCGAGAGATCGGACAGACCGTCGCGGCGATCGGCTCGGCGCTCGACCCGGGGAGCCGCACCGGGCTCGCCTACCAGTCGAAGCTCGGCCCCGTCGAATGGCTCGGGCCGCAGACGATCGAGGTGCTCGGGGAGCTCGGGCGGAAGGGGGAGAAGCAGGTCCTCGTCGTCCCGATCGCCTTCGTGACGGACCACATCGAGACGCTCTACGAGATCGACCAGCTTTTCGCCCGCGCGGCGGCGGCGGCGGGCATCGCGTGCTTCCGCCGGACGCCCGGACTGAACGCGCACCCGGCGTTTCTCGAGGCGCTGGCGTCGATGATC harbors:
- the hemN gene encoding oxygen-independent coproporphyrinogen III oxidase, whose amino-acid sequence is MNDVSYELLHKYNVAGPRYTSYPPAPSWRDDFGPADYEKLIAESNAAPSPSPLSLYLHLPFCEKLCFFCGCTVVITGKNHRTEEGYLDLLLKEIAWLSERVDRSRPVVQLHYGGGTPTYFDPERLGRLADALHSSFTFGPDAELGVEIDPRVTTPAHLEVLRRGGFNRLSMGVQDFDPKVQETVNRIQPYEATRDLVQAARSLGFSSINMDLIFGLPFQTPESFRRTIDKILSIGPDRLAVYSYAHVPWMKKHQRVNEPKLPSEREKFEIFRTALARFTESGYEYIGMDHFARPDDELARARRDRSLWRNFQGYTTKAGTDLFGLGMSSIGGIADAYVQNERDLARYRAAMEKGGPATMRGFRLSADDRMRRIVIQNLLCHGVIVKNEVEEQFGISFDETFADALEKLEECREDGLVEISGREIRATQLGRIFLRNLAMPFDAYLAAASAKPMFSRTL
- the hemH gene encoding ferrochelatase, which gives rise to MTDRAVLFLQLGGPETLADVRGFLYRLFADPEVIRVRSGILRKAIAASIAVTRAGTSKRMYVAIGGGSPIRRLTDEQSAGVEAILRGRGRDVVVRTAMTCSRPLVEDVVRDLSAAGCRRFLAFPLYPQYSLTTTKGALDRSREAVRRFAPGAALIEAGSFPADPGFVESHAVLIRRELARFPDPSPAATFILFSAHSIPKKLVTEANDPYEREIGQTVAAIGSALDPGSRTGLAYQSKLGPVEWLGPQTIEVLGELGRKGEKQVLVVPIAFVTDHIETLYEIDQLFARAAAAAGIACFRRTPGLNAHPAFLEALASMIDAREELWR